In Candidatus Poribacteria bacterium, the DNA window GTAACACCCGCGATGATGTCGTGATGCAAATTGATATTGGTCACACATTGCGTGCCGGTTCTGACCCTGTATCGTTTATTGAACGCTATCCGGGTAGGTCGAAACTGGTCCATATCAAAGAATACTCCGCCACGAATGGCGAGGCACTCATTGGTGAAGGTGAGATCCCTTGGGACGATGTATTCCATGCCTGTGAAACCGTCGGTGGCACCGAGTGGTACATTGTTGAGCAGGAGAGTTACCCCTACCCACCCATTGAGTGTGCTGAACGTTGCATTGACGCTCTACGAAAGATGGGGAAAATTTAAGTTTGCTTGCATCCGATGGTCGTGCCGACACTGTTGAATCAGACCTCTTGCTCTGGTGGGAAGACTTCTACGTCCCTGTTTTCGAGTATGTGCTCCCGAAAATGGGGACTTTGGAAGGAAAAAAGATACTGGAATTAGGGACTGGGACAGGTGGTACTGCGACGCTGTTAGCAAAACGGGGCGCATCTGTTGTCGGGATCGATCTACTCCCTTTTCGGCTCGCTGAAGCACAGGCGCGAGCATCGGAACACGACGTTGGCGAGTCCGTTGACTTTGCATTGATGGATGCGATGCACCTCGCGTTTCCAGACAATACCTTCGATTTCATAATTTCCAAATCTGTGTTGGTATTTACAGAGCATGCGCAAACTGCAAAAGAGTGTTACCGCGTCCTCAAACCCGGTGGAAAGGCGATTTTCATTGAAAATATGCGCTATCACCCGATGGTTTGGTTCTATCGCAAGGTGTTTCTGAAGTATTCGGGAAAATTACGCTATTTCTCAGTCCGAGATATTGAGACCGTTGGTGCTGAATTTGAGAGGTTGGAACATCGGGAGTTTCATCTCTCGGCGGTGAGCGCGCTGTTCTGGCAGAAGTGCATCGTTATTCCAACCTTTTATAGAGCGTCCCTCCGTCTGTTCAAAGCGATTGATACATCTCTCCTTAAATGCCTTCCCTTCCTCAAGCGGCTATGTTGGATCACGGCAATGATCTGCCAGAAAGATTAGTGCGCTGTTCATAGTGGCTATCCGTATTTTAACCAGTTGTCAAAGAGC includes these proteins:
- a CDS encoding class I SAM-dependent methyltransferase produces the protein MLASDGRADTVESDLLLWWEDFYVPVFEYVLPKMGTLEGKKILELGTGTGGTATLLAKRGASVVGIDLLPFRLAEAQARASEHDVGESVDFALMDAMHLAFPDNTFDFIISKSVLVFTEHAQTAKECYRVLKPGGKAIFIENMRYHPMVWFYRKVFLKYSGKLRYFSVRDIETVGAEFERLEHREFHLSAVSALFWQKCIVIPTFYRASLRLFKAIDTSLLKCLPFLKRLCWITAMICQKD